In a single window of the Rhodamnia argentea isolate NSW1041297 chromosome 2, ASM2092103v1, whole genome shotgun sequence genome:
- the LOC115748900 gene encoding uncharacterized WD repeat-containing protein C2A9.03-like isoform X1 has product MEQFHNDDLEYVVDDYYDEFYDDDNPFSDSESPLGTDVEMVDSDFEDDFESNKQKTDTSAFEARNGKDIQGIPWERMNYTRDKYREKRLKQYKNYESLSRSREELDKECLQVEKGKNFYDFQFNTRLVKSTIVHFQLRNLLWSSSKHDVYLMQNYSVMHWSALLRRSKEVLNVAKPIVPTLKRPGLLSQSLSRVQISTMAIKDNLLVAGGFQGELICKFMSQPGVAFCSKVTADDNAITNSVDISRNQAGSLRVVTANNDAQVRVFDTENFACLNRFNFDWCVNNTSVSPDGKLLAILGDSVECLIADAQSGKTVNSLKGHLDYSFASAWHPNGQILATGNQDTTCRLWDIRNPSQSFAVLKGNMGAIRAIKFTSDGRFMAMAEPADFVHIFDTQSGYVKGQEIDLFGEIAGISFSPDTEALFVGIADRTYGSLLEFNRRRCNSYLDSIL; this is encoded by the exons ATGGAGCAGTTCCACAACGACGACCTTGAATACGTTGTTGACGACTACTATGACGAGTTCTACGACGACGATAATCCCTTCTCCGATTCCGAATCACCTCTCGGCACAGACGTGGAGATGGTAGACTCCGACTTTGAGGACGACTTCGAATCG AACAAGCAAAAGACCGATACCTCTGCTTTCGAAGCTAGAAATGGGAAAGATATACAGGGGATACCCTGGGAGAGGATGAACTATACTCGGGACAAGTACCGCGAGAAGAGATTGAAGCAGTACAAGAATTACGAGAGCCTCTCGCGCTCTCGCGAGGAGCTCGACAAG GAGTGCTTGCAAGTTGAGAAGGGGAAGAACTTTTATGACTTCCAATTCAACACGCGGCTTGTCAAATCGACAATTGTGCATTTTCAG CTGCGCAATCTTCTGTGGTCATCATCGAAACACGATGTGTACCTCATGCAGAACTACTCTGTAATGCATTGGTCTGCGCTGCTTAGGAGGAGTAAAGAGGTACTCAACGTGGCTAAACCCATTGTTCCGACACTG AAGCGTCCTGGTTTGTTATCACAATCGCTTTCTAGAGTTCAAATAAGCACTATGGCCATAAAAGACAATTTATTGGTTGCTGGAGGCTTTCAAGGGGAGCTCATATGCAAG TTCATGAGCCAACCTGGAGTTGCATTCTGCAGCAAAGTAACAGCAGATGATAATGCCATTACCAATAGCGTGGATATATCGCGGAACCAGGC GGGTTCGTTGAGGGTTGTAACTGCAAATAACGATGCTCAAGTCAGGGTTTTTGATACGGAGAATTTTGCTTGCCTCAACCGCTTCAACTTCGATTGGTGTGTAAAT AATACCTCTGTAAGCCCCGATGGCAAATTACTAGCAATTCTAGGGGACAGCGTAGAGTGCTTGATAGCTGATGCTCAGTCTGGAAAA ACAGTCAACAGCTTGAAAGGGCACTTGGATTATTCCTTCGCTTCTGCTTGGCACCCGAATGGTCAAATTTTGGCCACAGGCAATCAAGACACGACGTGTAGGCTCTGGGACATTAGGAATCCATCGCAGTCCTTTGCTGTTCTCAAGGGAAATATGGGGGCCATCAGAGCCATTAAGTTCACATCTGATGGGAGGTTCATGGCCATGGCCGAGCCTGCTGACTTTGTGCACATCTTCGACACACAATCCGGCTATGTCAAGGGGCAGGAGATCGACCTGTTCGGAGAGATCGCTGGCATATCATTCAGCCCTGATACGGAAGCTCTCTTTGTTGGGATTGCGGACCGCACTTATGGGAGCTTGTTGGAGTTCAACCGGAGGCGGTGTAACAGCTATTTGGACTCCATCCTGTGA
- the LOC115748900 gene encoding uncharacterized WD repeat-containing protein C2A9.03-like isoform X2, with protein sequence MLRNLLWSSSKHDVYLMQNYSVMHWSALLRRSKEVLNVAKPIVPTLKRPGLLSQSLSRVQISTMAIKDNLLVAGGFQGELICKFMSQPGVAFCSKVTADDNAITNSVDISRNQAGSLRVVTANNDAQVRVFDTENFACLNRFNFDWCVNNTSVSPDGKLLAILGDSVECLIADAQSGKTVNSLKGHLDYSFASAWHPNGQILATGNQDTTCRLWDIRNPSQSFAVLKGNMGAIRAIKFTSDGRFMAMAEPADFVHIFDTQSGYVKGQEIDLFGEIAGISFSPDTEALFVGIADRTYGSLLEFNRRRCNSYLDSIL encoded by the exons ATG CTGCGCAATCTTCTGTGGTCATCATCGAAACACGATGTGTACCTCATGCAGAACTACTCTGTAATGCATTGGTCTGCGCTGCTTAGGAGGAGTAAAGAGGTACTCAACGTGGCTAAACCCATTGTTCCGACACTG AAGCGTCCTGGTTTGTTATCACAATCGCTTTCTAGAGTTCAAATAAGCACTATGGCCATAAAAGACAATTTATTGGTTGCTGGAGGCTTTCAAGGGGAGCTCATATGCAAG TTCATGAGCCAACCTGGAGTTGCATTCTGCAGCAAAGTAACAGCAGATGATAATGCCATTACCAATAGCGTGGATATATCGCGGAACCAGGC GGGTTCGTTGAGGGTTGTAACTGCAAATAACGATGCTCAAGTCAGGGTTTTTGATACGGAGAATTTTGCTTGCCTCAACCGCTTCAACTTCGATTGGTGTGTAAAT AATACCTCTGTAAGCCCCGATGGCAAATTACTAGCAATTCTAGGGGACAGCGTAGAGTGCTTGATAGCTGATGCTCAGTCTGGAAAA ACAGTCAACAGCTTGAAAGGGCACTTGGATTATTCCTTCGCTTCTGCTTGGCACCCGAATGGTCAAATTTTGGCCACAGGCAATCAAGACACGACGTGTAGGCTCTGGGACATTAGGAATCCATCGCAGTCCTTTGCTGTTCTCAAGGGAAATATGGGGGCCATCAGAGCCATTAAGTTCACATCTGATGGGAGGTTCATGGCCATGGCCGAGCCTGCTGACTTTGTGCACATCTTCGACACACAATCCGGCTATGTCAAGGGGCAGGAGATCGACCTGTTCGGAGAGATCGCTGGCATATCATTCAGCCCTGATACGGAAGCTCTCTTTGTTGGGATTGCGGACCGCACTTATGGGAGCTTGTTGGAGTTCAACCGGAGGCGGTGTAACAGCTATTTGGACTCCATCCTGTGA
- the LOC115748900 gene encoding uncharacterized WD repeat-containing protein C2A9.03-like isoform X3: MQNYSVMHWSALLRRSKEVLNVAKPIVPTLKRPGLLSQSLSRVQISTMAIKDNLLVAGGFQGELICKFMSQPGVAFCSKVTADDNAITNSVDISRNQAGSLRVVTANNDAQVRVFDTENFACLNRFNFDWCVNNTSVSPDGKLLAILGDSVECLIADAQSGKTVNSLKGHLDYSFASAWHPNGQILATGNQDTTCRLWDIRNPSQSFAVLKGNMGAIRAIKFTSDGRFMAMAEPADFVHIFDTQSGYVKGQEIDLFGEIAGISFSPDTEALFVGIADRTYGSLLEFNRRRCNSYLDSIL; the protein is encoded by the exons ATGCAGAACTACTCTGTAATGCATTGGTCTGCGCTGCTTAGGAGGAGTAAAGAGGTACTCAACGTGGCTAAACCCATTGTTCCGACACTG AAGCGTCCTGGTTTGTTATCACAATCGCTTTCTAGAGTTCAAATAAGCACTATGGCCATAAAAGACAATTTATTGGTTGCTGGAGGCTTTCAAGGGGAGCTCATATGCAAG TTCATGAGCCAACCTGGAGTTGCATTCTGCAGCAAAGTAACAGCAGATGATAATGCCATTACCAATAGCGTGGATATATCGCGGAACCAGGC GGGTTCGTTGAGGGTTGTAACTGCAAATAACGATGCTCAAGTCAGGGTTTTTGATACGGAGAATTTTGCTTGCCTCAACCGCTTCAACTTCGATTGGTGTGTAAAT AATACCTCTGTAAGCCCCGATGGCAAATTACTAGCAATTCTAGGGGACAGCGTAGAGTGCTTGATAGCTGATGCTCAGTCTGGAAAA ACAGTCAACAGCTTGAAAGGGCACTTGGATTATTCCTTCGCTTCTGCTTGGCACCCGAATGGTCAAATTTTGGCCACAGGCAATCAAGACACGACGTGTAGGCTCTGGGACATTAGGAATCCATCGCAGTCCTTTGCTGTTCTCAAGGGAAATATGGGGGCCATCAGAGCCATTAAGTTCACATCTGATGGGAGGTTCATGGCCATGGCCGAGCCTGCTGACTTTGTGCACATCTTCGACACACAATCCGGCTATGTCAAGGGGCAGGAGATCGACCTGTTCGGAGAGATCGCTGGCATATCATTCAGCCCTGATACGGAAGCTCTCTTTGTTGGGATTGCGGACCGCACTTATGGGAGCTTGTTGGAGTTCAACCGGAGGCGGTGTAACAGCTATTTGGACTCCATCCTGTGA